ACCTTATTAAAGAACTTAGAGCTGAACAAACACATAGAGAGAGACACCTAGCGGCCACTGGCAATGGTGGATTCGATCAGTCGCATTGCATCCGCTTTAGAATCAGCTAAGGTAATTACTCGGGAGGCAGCAGCTGTTGCTTCGTCCAAGCTTGGCGAGTCTTCGTACACGCATTACTCGGAAGGCATTGCACCAGAGCAGCTTCGAGAGTTGCTCAACTCACGGAACTCGAGAGAGGTGAAAGATGGCTTACGGAGGATTATAGCGATTATGGCCTCTGGCGACGGCTCAATTGACGTGGAGACGTACTTCAGTGATGTAGTGAAGAATATTACGTTTGGCGACGCCAAGATAAAGACACTTGTCTGTATTTATCTGCAGAGATTCGCTGAGGGTGACTCTAACCTGGCACTGTTGTCAATTAATTCGCTGCAGAAGACCCTTACAGATGGGGATCCGGAAATCAGGGCGCTGTCGATTAAGGCCCTTGCAGATATAAAAGTTCCTTCATTGCACCCGATTGTAGTACACTCGTTGAAAAAAGCTGTTTCTGATTCCTCTGCAAGTGTGAGAAGCGAAGTATCCTTCGCTATCCTCAAATTGTTTATTGCAAGAAGCGATGAATTTGCGGACGAGCTTTTGCAGCTCCTAGAGCAGCTTCTTTCAGATGCTGACCCGTTAGtactttcttcagcagttgTTGTGCTCCACGAATGCTTCCCCGAAAGATTGGATTTGCTACATAGTCACTTCCGCTACTTCTGCAGTGTACTGCACAGGATGGATCCTTTCTCTCAGGCAGTCCTTATCACTTTACTCATACGTTACTGCAAGACTTTCCTGCCTCGTCCCAAGGTTGTTGATACTTCATCTGAGGCTGGTGAATCGATTCCATTGCCTAATAAGTATAACGAGATTTCGTTCCCAGTGTACGACGCTGAGATTCATCCAGACCTCGGCCTCTTTCTGAAATCATTAGAGAGACTGGTATTCTCCTCTAATGCCACTGTCTTGCTGGCGAGCTCAAAtgcttttcttcagttgGCTACTCCCATGcaattcaagaagtcgCGTCTCCCACAAGCCTTGGTCAGAGCGGTttcgtcttcatcgaacCTCGGCGTACAAATCACTCTTCTCCAATCATGCTGCCTGCTTTCCATGATAGACCCTACGTTGTTCCTCCCATATgtcaagaaattcttcgTTTTGCCCTCGGATGACGCTATGGTAGGCTCCTTGAAGGTAAGGATACTTTCCATTCTCACCAATGAATCCAATGTGAAAGTTATAGTGAAAGAACTGAAATACATCATTTCGAACTCTAAATCGCCAGCATTGGTAATTGCAGCTACAAATTCTTTGGCCGTGTGTGCTATGCTCTCGCCCGGCTGGGAAGCCTTTATAATAAAAGGCTTGATATCTAATATGgagattgaaaaacttCCTGCAGCAGTTTTAGGCTCTTATGTTGATGTGATCAGAATTTTAGTCCAGAGGAATCCAAAGCGGCACATATCCAGCATAATGAAACTTgtcaaagttcttgatgCCAGAAAAGCACTCTCAGATAACGCAAGAGCGAGTATAGTTTCAATCGTTGGTGAAATTGCTGCTTTTGAGTACAAAATTTGTCCTGATATTTTGAGGAAGTTAGTCGGTACTTTTGCATATGAAGGGCCGGAGACTAGGTGTCAGATACTTCTTCTATCTGCCAAACTTTTATCATATGAGATTGAGAGGTTCAAAGCAGAGCAACCAGAAGAGACTTATAACTTCAGTCAATCAAGGGTTGCGCAAATATGCCAGTACGTGGTGCATTTGGCGGGCTTTGACGAAGAGTTCGACATTAGAGATAGAGCACGAGCTATTTCCTCCCTTTACGACACAGGCAAGTACGAGATAGCTGCACTTTTGTTCCAAGCCCCAAAGCCTTCTCCCAAGATGACGTTGATAAGCGACGACGTGGAGCTGGGGGACCACAGTATACAGCATTTCGGTGGTTCCGGATTGGACAAGTGTGTGACGGCGTACTATAAAATGATTCCTTggaatgatgaagaaccCAATGCTGCTGATGATCTCAGAAATCCTGCAACACTGAAAGATTACTCGCGGTATACAAGTTCCCTATCGGGCAGCTTCATAAGTGCCTCAAAGTCATCTGGCACCAATCTCACGCAAGACTCTTCTGCCAGTATCTCACATACATCATTGGCCTCTCATCAAGGTAAAAAATATCGTTTACAAACGCTAGATGAATTCTTTTCAGATATTCCTTCGACTCGAACtacaaagaagaagatcgtTATACAGGAAGAAAGCTCGAGTGATGAGAGTGGCGAGACCGATAGTGCGGACGATAGTGAGGAGGATAGCACTGATCAATCAAgctcctcttcttcatcagtaCCAGTACATAACAATGACTAAGTAAAGCAATTTTCTATAAAACCAAATCCATCTCAGGTATATCAATATACGCCTCTCCTAGTGATGGGTAATAGGGAACCAAAGAATCTTGATGCTGAATGTAGACGTTATTATGAAGTTTCCAAAATGCTGTGCGAACATTCTTAGCTGGGTGAAATATTCCTGCCCATACGTAATTCATAATAATCCCAGGCCCAACCGCATGGCTGAGCGCCTCGAGGCCTTCTAATATGCGTGAAATGACGTGGGGAGATGTTTCAAAAATATTTGGAATCAGTAGGTTGAGAAAGTGAATGAAAGCGTCTTCGCAGCCAGACCCAGCGCAATTCAAAGCTATGTGCTTTATTAcatttgctgctgtttgcCTATGAACGAGATCTCGATCGGTTAGAGCATCTTCTATCAGAGGTGCGATAAGATAGATATAGTCTTGTGCCATCTCGCCGATATACTCGAACATGAATGCCATGGCTTTTAACACACCATTCTGAACGTTGGTTTCCGGAGTCTTATATTCATTCATTAGAGCCGGTAGGGTGGTGTAAGGTCCGCATGATTTCGCTACAATGCCTATTGCGATAGCAGAGCAGACGCGAAGTTGACgctcttgaactttcaaGTTGTTGAGCAGAGCAACTAAAACGTCTTGTGGTCCTATCGCCTGAGCTATGAACCCGAACGTTTCATTGGCGATTTTTCTAGTTGCCTTGTTGGGACTCTTAAGCAGTTCTAGCAGTTCAAAGCAAATACGCATCCATTCTTTGGGCGCGACGAATTCAGCGGCAGAATTAGCAATGCGACCTATGAGCTCTACTATGCTAAATTGCACCTTCCTATCTTTGTTTCTCAGGATGGGCGTCAAAGTTGGAACTATTTGATTGACAGGCGGTTGAAGCTTTGAGAGGTCAGAGCACAAAATCACGTTAGACATTGCACTTAAGATTGAACCTAAAACCTCGGGATAAACCTCACCTAATGATTCATACAGGATGATCGACAGTTTGTTGAGGGTATCCAGCTCATCACAGTTTTTAATCACAGGAGCAAGTAGTGCGCATAAATCAGCAGCATGCTGCCGTACTAGCGGGGACTTGTGTTTCAAATGGCTTAATATGGTGCTTATGATGGGTGACAGATAGGGTTTCATCCGTCTATCAAATGACGCCGCCACAGCTGCAAATCCCTTGAATATTCCGCTATCGTTGTTAGTTTGCTCCTGAAAAGCGATTAATAGAGCATCTATGAGCCTAGTTTCCAATCGCTCATCCAGATCGACTGTTCCAAGTAAAGTCACAACTTTACTAGCAGCATGCACTGCCATGGTTCTGAACGGTTCAGCTTCGTCTCTCAAAGGTTTAAGGAGATTTTCGATTATGCAAGAGGTTCCAACCTTCTCAGACATTACCGTCGTTGTATGCGTAACCAGTTTATTTAACTGGCGATCTAAAGCAGTCCGTCTTACCCAGAAACATTTGAAAAAGTCCGGCATCACTTGCTGTCGTAGATATTTGGGAGTAATGCCCTCAGTTTTGCAGCACTGTTGCAGAACTGTAAGCAcagctttcttcatttcGTCATCGGGAGAACTGAATTCCCTTTTAACCACTCTCATCGCTTCCCGTGTGTAGTAAGCCGCATACTCAGTATCCATCAGCGGTATGAGAGACCCTAACGCCCTGAGGAAACAGGCCAGAACTTTGCCCCTCTGCGTCCTAATTCCTCTCCAAAGTGGCTCCAAAATGACGTTGAAGGACTCAATACCGTATGGATAAGACACTTGGGCCAGAGTTGCTACTGTGTTGGCAGTTAGATTGCGAATTGGTGTGTACTCGTCTGTGAGACCATCCTTGATGCATTCGATAAGTCCTTGTAAGTGCGGGAGTACGCCTCGTCTTAGCAGGATGGCGGTTTGCTGAATGATCTTAATTCCTGTGTGGCGTGCTCTCCATGATTTCTTCGAGTGGCACAGTGCATCCAGAAATGGGATCAGACTAGCAACAGACAACGCTTTTGCCACTACCGCCATTGCTCGGGATGTAATGTTTCGCACATATTCATCTTCGTTATCTACATCCGGGCGCATTGCAGTAAGAATGTTAGCTAGACCAGCTGAGTGCGCTAATGTCCCAATCACTTCTCTTCCGGTTTCTCGAGCGATGGGATCTTCGTCAATCAAAAGTGGCGACACAACGAGGAGTATTCTTTGGGTATAGGGACCAACATTGCCTCCCAGGGCATACAGAACCCTTCCGACCACTTTGATCATGAGATTCCTTTCCTGGTCTTCCAATTCGCTGTCAAGAAGGACCGGTAGCAGCCTGTCGAATATAACTTTAGGCCCAAAATAATTGCACTTGTCCTGCAAGCTCCTCATCGCCTGCTTCCTCACGCTGGCGGTGCCATTTTTTATCTTGAGCAAAAGTGAAACCACCAGTCGCTCCTTCTGCTGGTCGCTACTAAGCTCATTCAACGGCTGAACTTGCAAAGCCTCACCAAAGTATCGATGGTCCgatggcttcaagaatcGCAGGCCACTTATCCCTGCGCTATCTGCCGTTAGAAGCTTATCTCTCAgttcaacttcagcttgCCTTGATTGGTCTGGCATCTGATATGCTTCCACATCCCATCTAGCTTTCTTAATCAATTGTTGATCGCCAGTATCCGTTTGTTGCACTTCTAGCGGCCTCTTCCCGCCCTTCTGTACCTCAGAATCCAGTTTTCTGTCAAATCGCTGTCTATGGTACTCATCCTCCCTCCAGGAGACGTTCTTGGAGTTCATCTTGCGGACCAATACGTCCTCCGGCTCCGCTGTCGACGCTTCAAGTCTAAAGCTTTGCTGCAACTCTCGAGAAATGGAATATTGGCCTCCCAGCTGCCTGCTGCCATCGTTTCCAACACTCATTAATGCCAACGTAGTCTCACTGCTTGATTTCCAGCCTTTACTTTGCGGTCTCTGTGGTATTTCAAGAGTATATGTCATAATCACTGTATAATTTCACTATGTAAAAAGGCTCGTTACTGCTAGCTACTTGACCCGAGCGTCGCTGCGACAGAAGATCTGGTAGAAGGGTTCCATACTGGCTGATACTTCATGAAGGGCAGGAACATTCTAGTGGTTCTGTCTTGCCTTCTTTCCTGGGTGGTTTGCGAGGCAGAGGTGGTGGAAAGCTCAGCGACGTTAGAGATTGATCAAGATATCGAGCTCCCAAAGGATAAAGGCAGGTCGGCTGGAACGTATGAGGAGAGCTGCGTCGTGAGTGGGCCATACAGCTCGGCGACAGAAAGCTCTTTAGTCGACGATGTTCTGCCTAGAGAAGACAGAGTTGCTCAGACGGAGGAAATGAAGCCTACTTCGATTGTTGTGGAAGGTAGAGTATCGTACCCatacgaagaagatctcgTCATTACGCCCTTGGCAAACAATTATCTGTTGAGCTCTTTCACCTTTAACATGCAGTCTGAAGACTTTAGCCCGGGAAAGTCTGCGTTGGACTACGACGAGTATGGACATTACACGGTTTTTCCCAAGGCCTTCAAACCCATTATGGATCTTACAAGCACAAGACAGCTTCATCTGAGGTTTACGAGGGGATTCTGGGATGCTGAATCCTGGGGCCGTCTGCCTCACGATGGTTTTAGATCCGGCGGTTCGGGAGTCGAGCTGTGGGCAGCTATAGAAGCAGACACGAAGGATGAAGCCTACCGTCAATGGAAAACGTTGGCTAATTCGTTAAGCGGGTTGTTTTGTGCCTCGATCAATTTCATAGACCGCTCAAAGACCACTTTCCCTGTCAAGTCTTTCCAACCAGATGGTTCATTACCTTTATTCAACAGCACAAAACGGCTGCATCTGGTACGGGCTGCCTTAGCTAACGAGCCAGTGTGTACGGAGAATTTGACCCCGTTTGTCAAGTTGTTCCCGACAAAGGGTAAATCAGGGCTCTCTAGTTTGTTAGACGGACATAAAGTGTTCGACTCATCGTGGCATAGTCTTTCAATTGATGTCACGACGGAGTGCGATGATGCAAGCGACCACTGCAGATACGCTTTAGAGGCCCATGTTGATGTGGTTATCAATGTCCTAGACGTTTTAGCTCGATATGAAAGGCCAATTCCAAGACCAGCCGCTAGTGACAGTCTTCGCTGTGATACTTCAAAACCTTTCGATGCTTTCCAATGCTTCCCTCTTTCAGACGAGACTGAAGTTTCTTTCAACCTGTCCAAAATATTCGGTAAACCCATAATGGGCTCCAACCTGATATCCAGTAGACCGTCCCGCGTCTGCGTCGATATCGCAAACGACTGGAACGCCTACATAGAAGTTGATGGCGTCTTCTATTCAACCGACGACAACTGTTTTGATCTCAAGGATTTGGTCAAGCAGAATGTTTACATAGAGTCTGCAAATTCTCTGAACGTGGTGAAATCTGGAGAACCTCCACTTTATATCAGTAGGTCCCTGACTGGTTATGGCCAAGATCGTGGAGGATTGCGTACCGTCTTCAAGAATCCTAGCTCACATGCCGTGCGGGCCATATACTTCGAGTCATTGCCATGGTTTATGAGAGTCTACCTTTCCACTTTGAAGCTAGAGCCAGGAGCTAATTTTCATGAGAATTTGACGTTAGAAAATGTCATGAATTCAACTTATTATCTGCCAGCGGTCGATCGTGCGCGACCAACGCATCTGGAATACACTATAACGGTGCCTGCAAACACCTCGTTTGCTATTTCGTATCAGTTCGACAAGTCGCTGCTGCAGTATGCTGAATATCCGCCAGACGCCAACCATGGCTTCGAGATTGAAGCGGCTGTGATCACTGTGATAGAACCCAGTCGGTACCAAATGAGGACAGCTCCGCTCCTATTACTCCTCTCGACGCCGGATTTCAGCATGCCCTACAATGTCATCATTCTTACATCGACCGTCATTGGGCTCATTTTTGGTACACTATTCAATTTGCTAGTCAAGAGATTAGTACCTGTTGAAGTGGCGGATAAGATCGAGGCTACTTCGGGATTGAAACACAAAGTCAGGAATCTCAGAGCAATATTATTGGCAAAGCTCAAAAGACCCACCAGCTGACGATGTCGGCTTACTGTAAGTGCCTATGTACCTATCCATATTTCTTAGAAGGGGTCCTCAAAAggatcttcctcgtcgtaATCGTCATCCTTCTCGAATTGATAAACGATTGCGCCACCTGTATTGAACGATTGAGCCTCCAAGAAGGGTAGCTCAACCTGTTCCTTCGCCAGTTTCTGCTTAGCGGAGGTTGTAAGGTTGAAAGTTGTTAGATCTTGTAGCATTTCCGGCGTTTCATTATCACGGTCTTCGATTAAGTCTGAAGTCACAATATTATCATAAGAGTGTGTTTCCGAGTTAATAAGAAACTTATATGACAACGATCTTCCTGATTTCCGGCGTGTAGTCAAAACCAACTGGAAAGTGTGGTTATTTAGCCCACGAGGAATCAAAAACCGCGACAGATCGTCCTTCATTTGCTCCTCCGTTGCATTCTGCGGAAGAACAGGTTGCACTTCCATCACAGTAGTCGCCATGAAATGCAGCAGCTCTATAGATTTAGGGTAATGTGAAACGCTTTCTCGATATTCCGGAACGTCTGTATGGTACACTCCCAGTAGCGTGGAATTTCGAGAGCTAATGCCGCTCACAAACTGACCAACATGGTTCGAGGAAATATAATTCATGGAATCTATCAGAACCATAGTCTTGCTCCCGTCTGGCACGTTTGTTGAAGGAAGGAATGTTCTTACAGTCTGCGTCAGCTTGTCCAGCGACAGGGAACCTGCGGCAATGAAAACGTCCGCATAGCTAGGTTTATCGACGGTTTCGAACGACACATATATTATGCTAATTTTCGAGTCCTCCTTGACGTTGTAGTGCACCTCCTCAAGCAATTTCCTTGAACTCTGCGCTAAGCTGTCGGCGATGAGCACAAAAGGTGATATTTCGGCTAAACTTAAAATTCTTTTTAGCAGTGTAATTGGATTGTGTCCCGAAGTAATCATTCTGGATCGATCAGAGCTCTAAATAGGCCAGATAGCTGATCTTGGCCAGCTTCTCAACATATTGCACATCTCATCGAGCTTATATTGACAGCTTATAGATTAAGCATCATAATCAACGAAGCACTAGCTCAGCAGCTAACAACATTAGCAGAGTTCGATTAGACTATTCAGAgctcaagatcttctcgGTTGCCATATAGTGTTCTCCTTGCTTCAACAGTGTTGACACCATCAAGTTGGGACTCATCGACTGTGGATATTTAACCGTTTGAGAAACCGGCGGTTCAGCTGCATGACTCCGAGCTGAGGAAAGGAAAGATCAGTTCAGCACGATTCAACACGATATTTCAGGATGCCAGTTGTATACGGTCCTCAGCCGCTGAAGCCGTTGAACTCAGAGACCAGACACGGATTTGAGGAGCAATATAATAGTGAACAATTCCTACAATCTTTGGCAAATGACTTCATATTCTACTTCGATGACAAGAGACATAGAACGAATGGGAACCCTACACccgaggaagagaagcaggAAGACGCGAATCATTACTATCAGCCGATTCAGGACTGGAAAATTATGAAAGATCGGCAAAAAACGGTCAGTGCAGCGTTATTGCTGTGCCTAAACCTGGGGGTTGATCCTCCAGATGTTATCAAGACGCATCCTTGCGCTAGAACGGAGGCCTGGGTTGATCCTTTGAACTTTCAGGactccaagaaagccatcgaGCAGATAGGCAAGAACCTGCAGTCGCAATACGAGACCTTGTCACTTAGAACACGATACAAGCAAAGTCTGGATCCCTGTGTGGAGGATGTGAAAAGGTTTTGCAACTCTTTGAGACGTACTTCCAAAGATGATAGGATATTGTTCCACTATAATGGGCACGGCGTGCCGCAGCCCACACCCTCGGGCGAGATTTGGGTCTTCAATCGAGGTTACACTCAGTATATTCCTGTATCTCTGTATGATTTGCAGACGTGGCTCGGAGCTCCGTGTATCTACGTCTACGATTGCAATAGTGCGGGAAACATCGTTACGAATTTTCAGAAGTTTGTTCAAAAGCGAATAAGagatgaggaggagggGATACCGAACGCAGCTGCTCCATCTCGCGCTTCTGCATATGCCGAATGCTTTCAATTGGCATCATGTAGATCGAATGAGCTACTGCTGTTGAGTCCGGAATTGCCTGCAGATCTTTTCACATGTTGTCTGACTTGTCCCATCGAGATAAGTGTGCGGGTATTCCTGATGCAGTCTCCCTTGAAGGATTCAAAGTAcagaatcttcttcgagagtTCCACTGGTGACAGCCCTGACGACTCCCAGCAGCCTTATGTCTGCAATACCCCTAGCGTTAATATACCAGGAGTTCTCTCGGACAGGCGAACGCCTTTAGGGGAGCTAAATTGGATCTTTACAGCTATCACTGACACAATAGCGTGGACGTCGTTGCCTAGACCTCTATTCAAAAAACTATTCAGGCATGATCTCATGGTGGCAGCCCTGTTTCgaaattttcttctggctAAGAGAATAATGCCATGGTATAATTGCCATCCGGTTTCAGACCCTGAACTTCCCGATAGCATTGCAGATCATCCGATGTGGAAATCATGGGATTTGGCGCTCGATGAAGTTCTCAATAAACTAGTTGATGACCTGAAAAATGCACCTGCGACATCAGATTTGGAAAGTAAGATGATTTTACAGCAACAGGAAAGTTTGCAAAATCAACAGCCTAATCAACAACAGGAGCTGAAATCGGGGAGTATACAGGGCCACTCGAGATTTGCCGTCGCCAATTTGAGCACCATGTCTCTAGCTAGCCATCCAGCAATTGCATCCACGCCAAAAAAATCATCAGCCAATCTGCAGTTGACTCAACCGCAGCCAGCTCCACAACAGCAATTTACTGGATTCTTTGAACAGAATCTAACCGCTTTTGAACTTTGGCTGAAATATGCATCAAACACAAGACATCCACCCGAACAGCTGCCGATAGTATTGCAGGTGCTCCTCTCTCAAGTGCATAGAATACGTGCGTTAGTTTTACTATcgagatttcttgatttaGGGCCTTGGGCTGTGTATTTGTCCCTTTCTATCGGCATATTCCCCTACGTTCTGAAGCTGCTTCAAAGCCCTGCACCAGAGCTGAAGCCAATTCTAGTGTTTATCTGGGCTAGAATAATGTCAATTGACTATAAGAACACACAGGCAGAATTGATGAAGGAGAAAGGATACATGTATTTCGTTTCCGTGCTGGTACCAGATTTCGGTTTACATATGTCGCCTACAAGTGGTGCCTCGTTGAACAGCGGTTCGCCACTAACCATGACCGCTTCACCTAATGTTAATGCTCCTAGGGGTGACGCAtatcatcagcagcagcaggccAACGCCGCTTTGACAGGACTCTATCACTCTAGTGACACCACCGACGAGCAAAAGGCCATGTCAGTCTTTGTGCTATCTTCATTTGTAAGAGATTTTCCACTAGGACAGAAAAACTGTTTCAGCCTGGAGCTGATTAATAAACTGTGCTTCTACATTGACAACTCCGAGGTCCCTCTATTGCGACAATGGTGTATTATCTTCATCGGGCAGTGCTGCTCTCAAAATCCCCTTAACCGTTTTATATGCATGACTGCAGGGATAATCGATGCTTTAATTCgctctttgaaggatcCAGTTCCAGAAGTAAGGGCGGCAACATTATTAGCTCTGAAACATTTCATCTCTGACATAGACGATGCAGACCACATTCTCAAGCTTCAGCAGGGCTTGGAGCAGCAATATCAGCAGCTGCAAACACAGCTCCAACAATTACGGGGTTCAGGTCATCAACAGCAATCGCAGCCTCCAGATCATCCGCTGCTAaaaattgaacagcaaaTACAGCATTGTCAAGCTATGCAGTTGCAGGTGCAGAATATCGATTCAAGGAAGCTCAAAATGCAAGAAATATCCAATCTCGTCTCTGTGTTGGGGC
Above is a genomic segment from Torulaspora globosa chromosome 1, complete sequence containing:
- the KOG1 gene encoding ubiquitin-binding TORC1 subunit KOG1 (ancestral locus Anc_5.49); translation: MPVVYGPQPLKPLNSETRHGFEEQYNSEQFLQSLANDFIFYFDDKRHRTNGNPTPEEEKQEDANHYYQPIQDWKIMKDRQKTVSAALLLCLNLGVDPPDVIKTHPCARTEAWVDPLNFQDSKKAIEQIGKNLQSQYETLSLRTRYKQSLDPCVEDVKRFCNSLRRTSKDDRILFHYNGHGVPQPTPSGEIWVFNRGYTQYIPVSLYDLQTWLGAPCIYVYDCNSAGNIVTNFQKFVQKRIRDEEEGIPNAAAPSRASAYAECFQLASCRSNELLLLSPELPADLFTCCLTCPIEISVRVFLMQSPLKDSKYRIFFESSTGDSPDDSQQPYVCNTPSVNIPGVLSDRRTPLGELNWIFTAITDTIAWTSLPRPLFKKLFRHDLMVAALFRNFLLAKRIMPWYNCHPVSDPELPDSIADHPMWKSWDLALDEVLNKLVDDLKNAPATSDLESKMILQQQESLQNQQPNQQQELKSGSIQGHSRFAVANLSTMSLASHPAIASTPKKSSANLQLTQPQPAPQQQFTGFFEQNLTAFELWLKYASNTRHPPEQLPIVLQVLLSQVHRIRALVLLSRFLDLGPWAVYLSLSIGIFPYVLKLLQSPAPELKPILVFIWARIMSIDYKNTQAELMKEKGYMYFVSVLVPDFGLHMSPTSGASLNSGSPLTMTASPNVNAPRGDAYHQQQQANAALTGLYHSSDTTDEQKAMSVFVLSSFVRDFPLGQKNCFSLELINKLCFYIDNSEVPLLRQWCIIFIGQCCSQNPLNRFICMTAGIIDALIRSLKDPVPEVRAATLLALKHFISDIDDADHILKLQQGLEQQYQQLQTQLQQLRGSGHQQQSQPPDHPLLKIEQQIQHCQAMQLQVQNIDSRKLKMQEISNLVSVLGLINDGSPLVRKEAIIFFSQVVYRYINFFIVVAFNGLTEEIIQMEGSDADTQHYTDKFSVSHGSVFATVWEALLILAEDPFPENRALAGHVVEYIILELSSHKDLGEPFSKIEQYLIKKSSSGAHSGKTGFTTSKVRVLKPTVPFSMESDPSRREELKQQNGGSYITNNLGKIFRAFGLNDRNNHNSAPDGTAHGQEPKSSGISLLSHHHGAAPTAKTAGASRSKPSFKLPLESTFLDYCREYFQEPQMRKHEADELGSVEYSTRLWRRNRNEAVIQETQAQKSLALYGDWSSRLVTLDNKTHPKVIEFAQFENYLVAADERDTITVFDWEQKVSLTKFSNGNPFGTKVTDLKFVNEDDAALLLAASSEGIIKIYKNIGCPDDLEMISSWRGLTDMLLTPRSSGLLTEWQQIRGSLLTTGDVKIIRIWDAHTETVQVDIPAKTSSLVTSITSDQLAGNIFVAGFADGSLRVYDRRMDPRDAMFRLWRSGNGRHRSCINNVHMQRGGYRELVSGATNGLVELWDIRSQNPVESFKDESFQQHGTEKRQTTMTTMEVHEHAPIIVTGTKQIKIWTTSGDLLNSFKNHHSSGGVAGTLAATGIRSTVPSSSFLSAMKFHPHKMMLAATSSHDSNINIFQCEDRRTEFY